Proteins from a single region of Deinococcus misasensis DSM 22328:
- a CDS encoding ABC transporter permease: protein MIGLLQAEALKYRRTPTLLLSVGVPLGLGLLIWAVFTFSNGGLSQMKGVMGWKTLGQFVTQMWMQMVLPFGAAIISSQVWGLETQDNHLKHLLVQPISRAQVYFTKLIALIGLLALGILVMGSVYLTIGWIRGFGPEHQVLDVLKTLGLSSFAALPLVTLHLWISMRVKAMALNISLAVLGVMAAGFATGTKFWMYIPWTYLGMVGSPDHQSLTLMLASGLTLVIVFLSVLDFGRRDLH, encoded by the coding sequence ATGATCGGTTTGTTGCAAGCTGAAGCCCTGAAATACCGCCGCACCCCCACTTTGCTGCTTTCTGTTGGTGTTCCTCTGGGTCTGGGCCTCCTGATCTGGGCTGTGTTCACCTTCTCCAACGGTGGCCTGAGCCAGATGAAAGGGGTCATGGGTTGGAAAACCCTCGGGCAGTTTGTGACCCAGATGTGGATGCAAATGGTGCTTCCCTTTGGTGCAGCCATCATCAGCTCTCAGGTATGGGGACTGGAAACCCAGGACAACCACCTCAAGCACCTGCTGGTTCAGCCCATCAGTCGGGCACAGGTGTACTTCACCAAACTGATTGCCCTGATTGGACTGCTGGCTCTGGGCATTCTGGTGATGGGGTCCGTGTACCTGACCATCGGCTGGATTCGCGGTTTCGGTCCCGAGCATCAGGTGCTGGATGTGCTCAAAACCCTTGGACTCAGCAGTTTCGCAGCCCTTCCTCTGGTGACCTTGCACCTGTGGATCAGCATGCGTGTCAAAGCCATGGCCCTCAACATCAGCCTTGCCGTTCTGGGTGTGATGGCTGCCGGATTCGCCACCGGAACCAAGTTCTGGATGTACATCCCTTGGACCTACCTGGGCATGGTCGGCAGTCCTGACCACCAGAGCCTGACCCTGATGCTGGCCTCTGGCCTGACCCTCGTGATCGTGTTCCTCAGTGTGCTGGACTTTGGAAGACGCGACCTGCACTGA
- a CDS encoding DUF2867 domain-containing protein, translating to MIHTRFKADAPPRALVPFLKKAHYIEVKTFQSRQGLRDFLAGCFSYSPSWLTLLYALRGKLVPLLGLQGHGAPQFKKVAPQDVPFRKGQKLAFFTVQHAEGNLWISGVSDKHLTAYLAAEKEQEHIRMYTLIEYHHWTGRLYYFIIAPFHHLVINAMIRAGLRAQP from the coding sequence ATGATTCACACCCGATTCAAAGCAGACGCCCCTCCAAGAGCCCTTGTTCCCTTCCTGAAAAAGGCCCATTACATTGAGGTCAAAACCTTCCAGAGCCGTCAGGGTTTGCGTGATTTTCTGGCAGGATGCTTCTCTTACAGCCCTTCATGGCTGACCTTGCTTTATGCCCTTCGGGGCAAACTGGTGCCTTTGCTGGGTCTGCAAGGCCATGGGGCACCCCAGTTCAAAAAAGTGGCCCCTCAGGATGTGCCTTTCCGAAAAGGTCAAAAACTGGCCTTTTTTACAGTGCAACATGCAGAAGGAAACCTGTGGATCTCTGGGGTCTCTGACAAACACCTGACCGCTTATCTGGCTGCAGAAAAAGAACAGGAGCACATCCGCATGTACACCCTGATCGAGTACCACCACTGGACCGGCAGGCTGTATTACTTCATCATTGCGCCTTTTCACCATCTGGTGATCAATGCCATGATCCGGGCTGGACTGCGAGCACAACCCTGA
- a CDS encoding TetR/AcrR family transcriptional regulator, which translates to MKTIRKDWFMAGMTLLATEGLRGLKMDTLCQSLQVTRGSFYHHFSSLDDYQQNLLDFYEQVTTLNIIEHLKTITDPKKRLRTLLEHITQYDPALEVAFRGWARVDERARAVQERIDQTRERYVQDLVSEILDGQDALKAQALYWLFLGSQQILQHDPAQKARVHLLVLEHLGL; encoded by the coding sequence GTGAAGACCATCCGCAAAGACTGGTTCATGGCTGGAATGACCTTGCTGGCCACCGAAGGGCTCCGTGGCCTGAAAATGGACACCCTCTGCCAGAGCCTGCAGGTCACCAGGGGTTCTTTTTACCACCATTTTTCCTCTCTGGACGATTACCAGCAAAACCTGCTGGATTTCTATGAGCAGGTCACCACCCTGAACATCATTGAACACCTGAAAACCATCACAGACCCCAAAAAACGCCTGCGCACCTTGCTGGAACACATCACCCAGTACGATCCTGCTCTGGAGGTGGCTTTTCGAGGATGGGCTCGGGTGGATGAACGGGCCAGAGCGGTTCAGGAACGCATCGACCAGACCCGTGAGAGGTATGTGCAGGATCTGGTTTCTGAAATTTTGGATGGGCAAGATGCCTTGAAAGCGCAGGCCCTGTACTGGCTTTTTCTGGGCAGTCAGCAGATTTTGCAGCATGACCCTGCCCAAAAAGCCCGTGTTCATTTGCTGGTTCTGGAACATCTGGGGCTGTAA